DNA sequence from the Myxococcales bacterium genome:
TCCGCGACGTCGCCTACCAGCGCCTGGCGCCGCGCGCGATCGCCGGACCGCGCACGCCGCGGTGGCGCGTGGCTCGGCGCGCTCGACGGCGGCGTCACGCCGCTGCCGTCGACGGTGGCGGCCCGGGCCGGCACCGATCCCGAGCTCCTGTGGGGCGCTGGCTCACCACCGCGAGCTCGCGCGACGATCCGGGCGCGGCGCAGGCGTGACGCGCCGCGAGGCCTGCGCGCTCGAGCTGTTCGCCTACCACCAGGCCCACGCGGCGCTGCGCCGCGCGTGGGACCTGTCGGCCGGGACCGGCGACGCCGAGCTGGCCGAGCGCCCCGGCGAGGCCACGTTCGAGGCCGACACCCCCGACGCGGCCGACGACGCCTACGCCGCGGCGGTCGCCCGCACGTCGTCCACCGACGACGTCGCCCAGGTCCGCCTCGCGTACCGCCGCGGCCAGGTGGCCAGCGCCCGCGCCGCCGATCACGCCGCGGCGATCGCGCACTACCAGCGCGGGCTGGCGCTGGTGGCGCCCGGCGGTGAGCTCACGCCCGAGGCCCGCGCCGTCCGCGCCAGGCGGCGCTCCTGTTCGGCTCGCTCGGCTGGGTCCGATCGTTACCAGCTCGGCGCCGACGGGCCCGCGGCCCTGGCGCTGTGCGAGGCGCGCTGGTCGAGCTGCTCGACGGCACGCCCCATCGCCGCGAGCTGGCCTACGCGCTGTTCGCGCCTCGGCGGCGCGCACATGCGCGCCGGCGCTGGGCGGACCAGCGCTGCTGGCACGAGCGCACGCTCGCGCTCGCGCTCGAGCTAGGCGATCTGTCGGCCCAGGCCAACGCCCACGTTAACCTCGGCGTCGTGCTCGCCAACCTCGGCGAGCTGACCGCCGCGGTCGCGCACACCGAGCGCGCGGTGGCGCTGTGCCAGCGCACCGGCGCCCGCCCGACCATCGGCCTGGCGCTGTCGAACCTCGGCGGTTACCTGCTCGAGCTGGGCGACCTCGACCGCGCCAGCGCGCGGCTGGCCGAGGGCATCCGCCTGCTCGACAGCGTCGGCCAGCGTCGGGTGCTGCCCGAGTCATCCAGCACGAGGCCCGGATCGCCGCCCGCCGCGGCGACCGCTGATCTGGCCCGGGCGGCGATCGCGCGTTCTCGATCGCGCTGGCCCGGGCCAGCGACACGGCCGACGTCGCGGTCGGCCTGCGGATCACCGCGCAGCTCGAGGCCCGCGCCGGCGCCGCCGACGAGGCCGCGGCGCTCCTGGCCGAGGCGACCCGCCTCACCGCCGCCGCCGACCCGTTCGAGCACGCGCGCCTCGCCGCCGCGGCCGCGCGCCTGCACGATCGGGCCGGGCGGGTCGAGGCCGCGGCAGCGGCCGGGCCGAGGCCCGCGCGGTGTTCACGCGGCTCGGCGCCGTCGTCGATCTGGCCGCGCTCGACGATCGACGAATCCGCTGACCGCGTCGTCGGCGCGGGGGGGGCGCGGTCGTGGGTGGCCGTCGTGCGGCGATCGTGTGGGCGTCGGGTCCTGCGGCGATCGGTCGCTGCGACCAATGGCCCGTGCGCTCGATCCGGTGTCGCGGGCGCGGCGGGCTACCGTGGCCGCGCACCACCGGAGGTCGAGCGCAGATGGATCCGATCGCGACCTTGATGAACGAGGCACCGGACGATCGAGCGCGTGCTCGACGCGCTCGACGCCTGGACCGCGCGGGTCGTCGACGACCGCGCCGACGACCGCCCGGCGCTCGCGCGCTACGCCCGGTTCCTGCGCGAGTTCGCCGACGCGCCACCACGGCAAGGAGGAGGACCTGCTGTTCGAGGCGATGGTCGAGCACGGCTTCTCGCGCGAGCAGGGTCCGCTCGCGGTCATGCTCCACGAGCACGGCTCGGCCGGGCGCTGACCGCGACGTTGGGCAGCTCGCGGCCCAGCTCGGGCCCTGGACCGACAGCGATCGCGCCGAGCTCGAGCGGGCAGCTAGCGGCTACGGCGAGCTCTTGCGCCAGACATCGACAAGGAGGATCAGGTGCTCTACCCGATGGCCCAGGCCCGGCTGCCGGACGCGATCCTGCCGGCCGGCCTGGCCCAGCGGTTCGCCGAGGTCGACCCGCCCGGCCCCGACGAGCTCGATGAGCTCGCCGCGGCGCTGGCCGACGGGGCCGGTGAGGCGTTGCCGGATCGGGGCTGACCGTGGCACAGTGTGCCCATGTCTGATCAAGCGCTGCGGGCGATGCTCGCGAAGGCGGTCGAGCACCTGCGGGCCTCGACCGATCTCACCACCGACGAGGTCATCGGCCTGGCGGCCCTGCCCGAGCTGCTGCGGACGCCCGACGTGTGCTTCTCGCTCCGGCGTCCTCGAGGGCGCGGCCACGGCGCTGCGCCTGACGCGCCGCGAGATGCTCGAGGAGTCGATCTGCTGACCGCGCCGCGCCGCCCGGAGTGACGGTCGCACTCCCTCAGGGCGCGGCGTCGCGGCAGCAGCAGGCCGATCTCGTAGAAGCGAAAGCTGTCGCCGTGGACCAGGACGCTGCCCTGGCAGGTGCGCGCCTCGGCCCAGTACCGACCCTTGAGGTTGCCGTGGAACTGCGGCGCGCCGCCGTCGCGGCGCCGGGTCCACTCCTCGACGTTGCCGACCAGGTCCAACGCGCCGGCGGCGCCGACGCAGCCCGCGCGCGTCCGCCGCCGGCGCCTGGTACAGGGGCCAGGACGTGATCGGCCGCGGCCCGCGGCGGTCGGGGACACCGAGCGCGCGGCGTCGAGCAGCTCGGCCAGCGAGCCGACCGCGGGGCTCGAGACCGACGCCGGCCAGCCGTTGAGCAGCGTCTGCGTATACGTCCGCCAGGTCGCGTCGTCGTTGCAGCGCCCGGGCTCCCGGACGTCGCCGTAAGGATACGCGCGCCGTTGGCGCCCGCGCACGCCGTCAGCCACTCGTCGTCGAAGCACAGCCGGCGATCGCGGGCGGCGCACCAGGCCTCGGCCTGATCGAACGAGTACATGACCAGCGGCGGCGCGCCGGCGGTGTTGGGCGTCCTCGAACCGATCCATGCACGCGGCGCCGACCTCCACCATGTCGAGCGGGCACGGGCCGGCGTCGAGGTCGCGTCGAGGCCGGCGTCGAGAGGCGCGCCGGCACCGCCGCCGCACCCGGCCGCGGCGACGATCAGCGCCACGACCGTGGTCCTCCGCATCGCGCGACGATACGCCCGAAAGCGCGCGGGCGCGGGCGATCCAGTGGACGCCGGCGGTCGGCCGCGCAACCATCGGCGCATGAGCACGTTCGCTCGGGCCGCGCTCGCAGCCTTGATCCCGACCGCGTGTGGCAGGGCGACGTGCCCGCGCCCGTCCCGCCACCGATGGCGCCGAGCGATCCGCCGGCGCTGGCCGCCGCGCGGGCGCCGACGATCCGCCGCGCGCCGTCCCGGACGCCCCTGCCGTCGCTCCAGCGCCGTCCGAGCGGGTCGCGGCCCCATCGCCGCCGCCGCCGTCAACACCGCCGCCGCCCGCGCGAGGCGCCGCGGCCACGCGCGAGCCTCGAAGACGAGGCCGAGCGGTTCGCGGCGCTGCTCACGGCCGACAGTGACAGCGCGGTAGCCGGCGCCATGGCGCGAGCCCGGCCCGGCGGCGATCTCGCGGATCTCGCGGAGCAGATCGATCACGGCGGCGCCGTCGTCCGGGCCGGCGGTATCCACGGTGACCTGGGTCCCGGTGGCGTGGGGACAGCCGCCGACCCCGTGGCGACGCCGCCCGGGCGCATCGCGCTGGCCGGCGGCCGCGCCGCCGACGCCACGTCGCTCGACGTCGACGGAGGTCAAGCGCAAGGTCATGGGGTCTACATGGCCGGGATCAAGCGCTGCTACAAGGGCGCCCTCAAGACCGACCCCACCCTGCGCGGTCAGCTCGCGCTCGGGTTCACGGTCACCGAGCACGGCCGCGTGACCGCGCCGACGGCGACCGGCCCGTCCGACGAGGTCGGCACCTGCGTCGCAGCGCAGCTGCGCACCTGGCTGTTCCCGGTGCCCAAGGACGACGACGGCGAGCCCACCAGCGCCTCGTTCACGCTCGAGCTCCAGCTCGCGCCGGGGTGATCACCGCCGCGGGGCCGCGATCAGCCGCGCGTACTCGTCGGCGACGCGGGTCCAGACGTCGGTCATGCGGAACGCGCGCAGCACGTGGGCGCGGGCGGCGGCGGAGGCGGGCGCGGCGCGCGGGCTCGGCCAGGTCGCGATCGATCGCGGCGGTCAGCGCCGCGACGTCGCCGGGCGCGACCAGCGAGCCGGTCACGTCGTCGGTGACGACGTCGACGCAGCCGGGGATGCGCGTGGCGATCGTGGCGACGCCCATGGCCGCGGCCTCGAGCAGGACGTTGGCGAGGCCCTCGCGGTGCGACGGCAGCACGAGCACGTCGGCGGCGGCGTAGATCGGCCCCACCTCGCGTCGATCGCCGAGCAGGTGGATCGACGCGTCGCCGGCGAGCTGCGCCCGCGCGGCGGCGGTGATCGGATCGGTGGGGTCGTCAGGCCGACCACGAGCAGGTGGGCGCCGCGCGTGGCCCGCCCGGCCCAGGCCGCCGCCAGCTCGCCGACGCCCTTGTCCCGGGACAGCCGCCCGACGAACGCGACCACCGACGCCGTCGGCGCGACGCCGAGCTCGGCCCGCAGCGTCGCGCCCGCGGCGGCGTGCCGCGCCGGATCGAACACGTCGGGATCGACGCCGTTGCCCGAGCCCGGCCCGAGGACGACCGCCCGCGCCACGGGCACCACCCCCAGCTCGATGGCCCGGGTCCGCAGGCTCGGGCTGACGCAGATCACCCGATCGGCGAGCTGGCAGGTGACGCGGTGGCCGGTCCACAGCGCCGCGCGCCGCAGCCCGCGGGTGGTCTCGAGCCGCAGGCCGCGCAGCGTGGACCCGCACCGGCACCAGGCCGCGGTCGCCGCCACCATGGCGACCAGGCCGGCCTTCGGCGTCGAGCCGTCGACCAGCGTCGGCCGCAGCCGCGCCAGCAGGCGGGTCATCGCCGCGACCGCGCGCAGGTCGCCCCCCGGCGCCAGGTCGCGCTCGATGGCGATGGTGTGGTGGGTCGCGCCCTCGGCGGCGGCCAGGGCCCCGGCGGGCTCGCCGGCGCCGGTCACCAGGTGGACGTCGAAGCCGCGCTGGCGCAGGTAGGCGAGCTGGCCCCGCACCAGCAGCGCGCTGCGCGGGTCGGTCAGCGCCAGCACGATGCGCGCCATCGAACTGTCACCCTAGCACCGGTGCGGGGGGCGGCGTGCGCGACTATGCTGACGGGTGCCCGTGCCGACCTCGCCATCCACCTCCGGAGTGTTCCGCATCGTCGACGGTGCGCCGCTCTCGTCGCCGGCGTCGCCGGCGTCGCCCGCCGCGCCCGAGCGCCCGACCCCGCGCGCGCGCAAGGCCGACGAGGGGGCCCGGACCCCGCCGCACCCGGGCATGACCGGGCCGGCGCCGACCGAGCTGACCGCGCCCGAGCTGCTGCTCAACCGCGAGCTGACCTACCTGAACTTCTGCTGGCGGGTGCTGGCCGAGGCCGACGACGACCGGGTGCCGCTGCTCGAGCGGCTGAAGTTCGTCGCGATCGTCGCCGCCAACATCGACGAGTTCTTCCAGAAGCGCATCGGCGGCCTCAAGCAGCAGGTCGGCGCCGGCTTCTCGGCGGTCACGCCCGACGGCCGCACGCCGGTGCAGCAGATCGCCGAGTGCCTGCAGCTCATCTCCGATCTCGAGGCGCGCAAGACCGTCATCCTCGATGACGTGATCACGCGCCTGGCCGCGGCCGGCGTCAGCATCACGTCGTGGAAGGACCTCGACGCCGACGAGCGCGCCCGGGTCCGCGCCTATTACCTCGACAACATCTTCCCGCTGGTCACGCCCCAGGCGATGGACCCGGCCCACCCGTTCCCGTTCGTCTCGAACCTGTCGCTCAACCTGCTGGTCACGCTGCACTACAAGGGGCGACCCCGAGCAGCTCCTGGCCCGGG
Encoded proteins:
- a CDS encoding glycosyltransferase; protein product: MARIVLALTDPRSALLVRGQLAYLRQRGFDVHLVTGAGEPAGALAAAEGATHHTIAIERDLAPGGDLRAVAAMTRLLARLRPTLVDGSTPKAGLVAMVAATAAWCRCGSTLRGLRLETTRGLRRAALWTGHRVTCQLADRVICVSPSLRTRAIELGVVPVARAVVLGPGSGNGVDPDVFDPARHAAAGATLRAELGVAPTASVVAFVGRLSRDKGVGELAAAWAGRATRGAHLLVVGLTTPPIRSPPPRGRSSPATRRSTCSAIDARWGRSTPPPTCSCCRRTARASPTSCSRPRPWASPRSPRASPAASTSSPTT
- a CDS encoding AgmX/PglI C-terminal domain-containing protein, whose amino-acid sequence is MARARPGGDLADLAEQIDHGGAVVRAGGIHGDLGPGGVGTAADPVATPPGRIALAGGRAADATSLDVDGGQAQGHGVYMAGIKRCYKGALKTDPTLRGQLALGFTVTEHGRVTAPTATGPSDEVGTCVAAQLRTWLFPVPKDDDGEPTSASFTLELQLAPG
- a CDS encoding tetratricopeptide repeat protein, translated to MRGALVELLDGTPHRRELAYALFAPRRRAHARRRWADQRCWHERTLALALELGDLSAQANAHVNLGVVLANLGELTAAVAHTERAVALCQRTGARPTIGLALSNLGGYLLELGDLDRASARLAEGIRLLDSVGQRRVLPESSSTRPGSPPAAATADLARAAIARSRSRWPGPATRPTSRSACGSPRSSRPAPAPPTRPRRSWPRRPASPPPPTRSSTRASPPRPRACTIGPGGSRPRQRPGRGPRGVHAARRRRRSGRARRSTNPLTASSARGGRGRGWPSCGDRVGVGSCGDRSLRPMARALDPVSRARRATVAAHHRRSSADGSDRDLDERGTGRSSACSTRSTPGPRGSSTTAPTTARRSRATPGSCASSPTRHHGKEEDLLFEAMVEHGFSREQGPLAVMLHEHGSAGR